The DNA window CCCGCTGTGTGTGAGGCTCTGACACCGGCGGCCGGGCCGGCAGGCGGGCAGCTCACACGGAGGAGCagcacctgtgggagcccaggtggggcagggcagtgCGTGGTGTTTATGGGGTGTGTGTACATgtggggtgtgtttgtgtgtgtttatggggTTGTGAGTGTGTTTGTGGGGGCCCCATGAGCTCTAGCCTCTCCCGGTCAAGGTCCCAGCGCGGTTCTCCCACCGTCACCAGCCCAGGTAGCCCTGGAGGAGGTGTCATGGGTGACCAGACAGCAGGAGGGGTCTGGCTGTCACTCTGGGACCTGGTGGGCAGATGAGACCCTCAGCCTTCGCCAGGTCTTCTGCCCCCTGTGCCCAAAGCCCTCATGGGTTGACAGGTACAGTGCACAGTTGGAGGGGTGGCTGGGAGGGCATGGCTGCTGAGCCGCTGCCAGCTCCAGGGCCAGCGCTGAGGAAGGACCCCTCCCGTGCAGGGCGGGCACTGTGTGGGGGTCTCAGAGGGACCCTTAGTGAGGATGAAGATGTGCCAACAGGCAGTGGTGTGGGTGGTGGACAGGCAGGGGCTGGCAGAGCATGTGGGTTGGGAGCCCAAGGGGCTGACAGCTTGGCTGAGAGGAGGCAAGAAGCCCGAGGGTGGGGTCCCGccatggggccaggtgggtggaAGGAGAGGTAGCTGGGCCCCGGGCCTGGTGTTACCTGAGGCGTTGAACCAGGTATGAACAGGCCTGGCCTTCCTCACGCACCCCCGGAGGCTGGTGGGAGCGGCAGGCCAGGGCGCCGAGCCGGGCTGGGGAGATGGCCTAGGGGGACTGCGGCCCCGTGGGTTTCACCACCATCTATCTCCCAAAGGCTTTGAGCCGAAGTTGGGGACACTGGGCCAAACCCCGCAGACAGTCGGGGTCTTGTGGCCTTGGCCAGACCTCTGCTCCTGGAAAGGGGTCGGAGCCAGAGCTCTCTGTCCcccccagagggcagaggggtgtCCCCAGGGGGCGTGGCCTCCCCAGGCCAAGGGGGGCCCAGGCCAGACACTGTGCAGGCCCCTGGCCAGGAGCTATTTTCCGCGCTTTATCGCCCATCTGTCAGGAGCTGGCCTCAGAGCAGAGGGCACTCGGGTTACACATCCCTGCCAGAggctccgccccccccccccacagggcCCTGCACCAGGGAGGTGCTGGGCCGTGTAGAGGGCAGCCCACCCTGCTGAGCCCCTCTCCCCCATGTTtctggtggggaaactgaggcccagagctgtCACTCCAATGGCTAAGGTCCCAGCGAAGGCCCACCACTGCCTGCAAGGCCCTGCTGTgggaggcggggcagggaggcCGCCTGGGGGCAGAAAGTGGCCTGACAAAGCACAGGTGGAGGGGGCGCAGAGACGACAGGGCTGGGGACAGCCAGAGGAAGTCCTCGCTGTACCCATGCGGGATGGGACGGTCCCCGGCTCACAAAGTCACACCCTGTCCCTCACTGATGACAGCAACAGCTTTGTCACCAAGCACAGGTGGGGTCCCAGACCTGCTTCTGAGCCCTCGACACCCGCCACCTCGCTCTCCCGCACCAGAGCCCACAGAGGGGTCGCTGCTACTTCTCCCCCTGTACAGCCGGGTGGACTGCGGCGCAGAGAGGTCAGGGGCTGCCCACGGCCACTCATGGGCACACGAGACAGGTGATGGAGCCGGCTGGGCCCGCCAGGCTGCCTGCCCCAGAACCTCTGAGTGACTCTGCCCGGTCACTGCCAGGGATCCACGCGAGCACACGGCACAGTCACACACACGccacacacgtgcgcacacaccaGCTCGcgtacatgcacatgtgtgcacacaggctCGTCGCTCTCACCCACACAGGCGCAAACACACAGTGGCCctcacacgtgcacacactcaGGTGCACGCACAGACACTCTGCGTGTGTACATTctcccacatgcacacactctcACCCCCGGGGCAGACCCGGGTGCCCACACCTGGGTGCGGCTGACAGGGCCACCAGGGGTCGGCCATGTGGGTCCCTGGGAGGCTCGGCCAGTGCCGAGCAGCTCTGAGCCTGTCGCCTCATCTGGGGGGTTCCCCGGGGGGCCAAGCCCAGCCTCCGGGCCATTGGTGGTCCTGCTGCCAGTCCCCCTACCCCctaccccctccctgctgagctGGCTGGCCCTCaggcttccctccagcctcctctgcaCCAGGTTtcttggtgggggttgggggccaCCCAGCAGGGAAGCAAGTCTGCTTTCGGGAGCAGTTTCCCCTCGCACATTATTCCCACGCGTGCCGCATGCAGGGACggtgcctctgcccctcccagggccatGCTGCAGTAGATGAGGACAGCCGCAGGCGCCTTGAGCCCCGACTCCCAGCCAGAGACGCGACGTCAGACCAGAAAGAATGTGGCCGCCACCGTGCGCTCACCGacgccctgggcagggagggtaAGGCTGCGGGTCCCGGGCAGGCCTtggtccccagccccagggctcctgggatGAGGGGTGGGCACCAGGAGCGACACTTTGGCGGTGAGGTCTGGCAGAGAGGGCAGCAGGtgcctggggccggggtggggtgcAGCATGGTGGGGGGCAGTGACAGAGGGCGTCCAGTGGCAGCGGGCGGCGGGGACCATGGAGGGCCCTGGATCCAGGCGTGGTGTCAGGGTGCCTCTCAGGCACAGTCACCCTGGCAGCCCAGGGAGGAGGGCTCAGGGGGGACAGGTAGTGGGGGCAGGGTCACCAGCAGGCCAGTCAGGGGGCAGCTGGGCAGGTCTGGACCTGGAACAGAGTGGCGGCAGcagggtctctccaaggaccgaGTCCTGGTCTGGGCTCACTCCCAGGCCATGGGCGCCACCGTCCCAGCTGAGGGGAGGGGCATGAGCCACGAGGTAGGGCCGGAGCCCAAGCAGGCTGACCACCCCTGTGAGGCCAGCCAGGCAGGCTCTGCGTCGCTGgcagcccccagccaggggccGTCTCTGCAGTGGCGCTGCTGGTGGGGGCCCTCGCACCCCAAGAAGCCTGCAGTCACCATTTCACAGACGGGGACACCGAGGCCCAGAGCGGCCTGGTAACGGCCACTCTACCTCCCAGAGTCACACTGAGTGAGTGGGAGGGCGGCCCCTGATAGGAGGGCTCACGTATCCAGGCCCTGTGCCCCCGGCCTGTGCTCACAGCCCCTACCTTGTCCAGGGGACAGACCGCAGGCCCAGTGTGGGACACACAGAGCACTGAGCTGGGACGGGCCGCTTAGGGCCCAGCCTCGCCCCTGGTGCCGGGCAGAGGCCCCTGTGCGGGGTCAGCACGTGCGTACACGTGGCTGGGACGTGGCGACAGCCCTCTGGGGCGTCAGCGACCGCCACCCTCATTGTCATCGTTACCGACATGTGAACACTATTGCAGACCCCTCGGGAGACACGGCCTTCTTGGTTCCTAGTGGGGCATGGCAGGGACAGGGTGCCAGGGGCTGGTCTGCAGGGGCCCCCACCGCCCTCTCGGCTCCTGCAGCAGGTCAGGCTGCAGGAGTCCTGGCAGAGCAGTGTCCGGGGGACTAAGGGAGCTCACTTCCACCCgcttccctctgctccccaccctcgCCCCAGGAGGGCGACAGGAAGTGCCCCCCGTCAATCCTGCGGCGAAGCCAGCCGGAGCGCCCTGGCCGCAGGACCCAGCTGCCGAGGACCTCGAAGCGTGTGAGGTTCCACGAGCCCGTGGAGGTGGCGGTCCACTGTAAGAGGGGCACGGGGCGCTTGGCCTGGGTGATGTGGGGGGGTCCCAGCTcaggctcccccctcccccccgagGCTGTGGCACAGGGCCAGGCCTCGCCTGAGGGCGGGCGCATCCCCAGCTCCCGGGGCTTTGGCAGAATTGACTTCCTGCCGTGGCAGAGCTCAGCGCAGCTACGCCCTCGAGGCCTGCGGTTGATGGGTTGACTCTCCCCACAGCCAGGACCTTTTCCAAAAACTCACCTGGGTGGGCCGGGCTCTCCCAAGCTAGCCTCCCTTTCGCGTCGACTCAGAGCTGCCTGGtggtcccccacccccctgtgAAACGGGCTAGTGGGTGGCAGGGAGCCGCAGGCCCTGTACTGAGGGGAGGGGGCTACACCAAGGCAAGGACATGGGGTGAGGGGGGATCCCAGGGACATCTTAGATTCTGCCTGCCACAGCCCCCCAAGAAAGTGCTTCATGAGCCCCATGGAGTTGTGGGTAGAAGTCACAGCCCTGACCCAGGGCAGCATTTCCCCGGTGGCCCCACAGAACTCCCACCCACTCCTCCCGCATCCCTGCCCCAGGGTTCAGAAGGGGCAcgcctcaccctccctccccaccaccccaccccagcagctggggaggaggcagaggctctGCAGACAgggaatcagggcccaggtgtaGGTCTGGGGTCCCCCAGTGAGCTATGGGGGGGGCAGGGACGGGGTCCTTCCCTACCCTCctcaggagccagccctgccacctCGGGCGCACGCCTGTTGCCCCCCAGACCCCCACTCCCGCGGGCTCTGGGAGCAGTGCCCAGTGTCCTGGTGCCCCCTTTCTGGCGTGAGCCCGAAACAGCGGGGCTGGGTGGACCCCTGGGCTGCGCCCAGCAGGCTGGCCGGTGGGATGTGCGGACAGACTGAAcctcccatctgtaaagtggggtagTGTGGGTCCTTTGGGCAGGGAAGCCCTGGGTGCTTGGCCAGCTCAGTGCCCCCCACAGGGGTCCTCACTGCGAGCCCACCCTCAGTTCTCCTCCCTAGACATCGCCGGCAGGGAGCCCACACCCGCCACCAAGGGTGagttctgagccctcccctgcttccccagGGCCCTCAGTGCCCCCCACACAGTGCCAGTGCTGCCCCAGCCCCAAGCCACACTTGGACACCCCCAACAGAAGCCCGGGCAGGATGGGGGGACCCCCACACCCCATGGGAACTATGGAGTCACCCCAGGGATGCCCCCATGGGCAGAGCCGCagtgccacccctgccctccctgcatcCGCCCTCAGCCCCACAGGGAAGAGGGAGCCCCGAttgcccctgggggtggggcctgcaggCTGAGGCTCACAGGCCCGCTCTGGCCCCCAGCGCCCTGCCGGCCCTGGCCCCACGCCcactccctgctgctgctgctgctgcggctgtCGCTGTGCCTGCtgctggcactgctgctgggccTGTGCTGCGGCCACGCCGGGCCCATCACGCTGGCCCTGGAGAACCTGCGGGCCCGGCTCCTCGCCCTCACCCTGCGCCTCCGGCACGCGGCCCTTGCCTGCTGGCACTGCTTGTGGCCGCTGTGACAGCACCAAAGCCAGTGGCCCTGTGGGCAGGGCCCCGGGAGCCACGGAGGGTCTGGAGCAGCACAGGGTGAACCCGGGGCTGAGGGGGATGCAGGTGGGGGCCCCAGGTCTGGAGACCAGACACGGGGTCCGTGTTCCCTGCCATCAGCACAGCATGGGCCGGGGCCCACAGAGAGGCTTCCTGAGGAGAAGGGCTCCACTTCCAAATCTCGGGGTCCCCAGGGCCCCTTCTGGCTTTTTAATTCAGGATCCCAAAGCAGGAGGCCCCTGTGGCCTAGAGGGGATCCCAGACTTGGTCCTTGGGGACCCTCCTGCATCTCGGGCTCCCCCATATCAGCCCAGCCCTCAGGACTTCGTCTCATCTGcccaaaccccacccccacccccgagagCACAGGCGGGTTGCACCCCACATTCCAGATGAGCAAATGGGGACTCGGAGAGGCAGGGTCACATGCCCAAGTCACAGCGATCACAGGCCCTGGCTGAGTCCTGCAGCCCTGTCCAGTCCGGGGACCACGCTTGCAGGAGGGATGAGTGGGGCCGTGCTCACGGCCGAAGGCTGGTCACCACGAAAGCTACAGAGACATGCTGGCTCCGCAGGCCCAGACGACAACCCAGCGTTTCTGGAAAAGAATCGCTCACAGTGGACACCACCAGCCTGAGAAGCGAAGGTGCCATCTGTCCAAAGCTGTGCAGGGTGCAGGGGGAAGGCAGCCCCCAGGGAGAGTGCCGATGTGGGGGCCCGGGGAGGACAGGGGTGAATCCAGGGCAGTGTTCACCCTCGAGTGACACGCAGTTAAGTCGCTGAAGGGTGAGCTCAAACACACCCACGTGAGACGCTCTggtctttgcatttttattttgactttgagAAATAAACACTTAAGGGTCTTCTGGTTTGGCCACAGGTGGAATTAAAACACAATGTTGTCACCATACAGCGGGGGGAAGCGATGGGTGGCCCCGCGTCAGGAGCCCCCGAAGCCTGGACGTCTGGCAGCGCCGGGGGCAGCCGGCCCAAGACTGGCCAGGGTGTGTGTCCACAACCACCCGCTCTGCAGGGGACCTGCGGGAAGCTGACGCAGGTCTCTGCAGGCTGGACCGAGGGGCTGCCCCAAACCAGCTCCAGGCAGCCACAGTGCAGACCCAAAGCTCGGTGCACCCTCGGGCTCcagaagcccctgcccctccttccggCCCAGCGGGCTGCTGCCTGGGATGGGGGCACTGCCGAGGGCCCCCAGGCTGTCCGGCTGGGCCCGCAAGACCAGATCTGCTTGGGGTCCTCGGGTTCTGCCAACAACCTCCCCTACCCCACAGATCCGCTGCTCGGCTTGGAATCTGGCTAGACTCTTGGGCCAGAGCGCCTCTGTCACACCAGGACCCTCAGCCACCTGGCCCCAACCTCCCCCAGGACACAAGCCAGCATGGCAGCGTCACGGCCAGGGACCTGCCACCTCGCTTCCTGGCCCATCTGTCCACAGCCCCTTCCTGCACCTCGATCCCGGCCCAGATCCTGGCCTCCGGGGCCCCGTGCCCCTGGCCGGGAGACAAGTCCAGTTGCTGGCAGTGACAGTCATATGGAGCGGGGTCGTCCTTCCCCGCAGGGGGTGGCGCAGCAGGGAAGCAAGCTTTGCAGCTGGAGGGCGGCTTGGGGAGCTAATTTGGCTTAGAGagcgggggtggggtgctgtTACACCTTGGGTGCCCCCACACCTTGGGTGCCCCTCCTGGACAGGACACAGTGGACGGGGTACAGGTGGGGAGCCAGGGAGCCCCTCGAGGAGGGGTGCACAGCCAAGCTGCCCCATGTGCCGCTGTGTGGGCAGTGACACGCACTCTGGGGCCTCGTGGCCTCTGTTGGGAAAGCAGAGCCCACCCCTGGGTGCCAGGGCTCCGGCTCCCTGTGGACGGGGGTGCAGAGGAGCCTCCCTCACCTGCTCTGGTCTCCGCCCACCGCCCTtcctgcacgcacacacactttcATTTCtgcacacacacgctcacacgcTCACATGTGTGCACACTTGCCTCCACATGCTCGCACATGTCCGTGTGCTCACCCACGTGTGcacactcattcacacacacTGCTGTGGGTAGGCACGCTCTCGTGCACTTGCACTCTCACGTGTGCACACTCGCACCCTCACGTGCACACTCAGACGCCTGCCGAGGCATCGACCCAGCCCACGCACAAGGAGACAAGCGCTGGGCCAGGCCGCCGGGGGCCCCCCACCCAGGCACGACGGCTGCTCCCCAGGACACTCACACAGGCCCTCACAGCCGTCCTGCACTTCTGATGCTGTGGCCAGACCTGGACACGTGGGCAGAGCCTGGACCtggtggccagaggggtcggagAGGCTGGCCGCCCTCCAGCAGCCTCGCCAGCCAGGTCCCCCTGAGCAGCCCCGCCTGGTCAGCCCCCATGGTCACAGTGGGAATCAGGGCATTCAGGGGAGCAGCTACTCACAATGCACAGGGCGGGGGGAGACATGCAAGgcagtgtgggtggggtgggggcccaggCAGACACCCCGCTGCAGCCCCGGGACAGGGCGCGTGCCCCAGGCGGCAGGGGCGGTGGGGACGCCTAGATGACAGCGCTCTTCTCCTCCTGGAAGGGGGCGCGGTCCGGCCGGGCCAGCAGCAGCTCCTTCTCATGGGCCAGGCTGTCCAGCAGGTTCTCCTCGCGGCAGTTGCGGTACACCTTCACGAAGGCCATGACCGTGAGGATCAGCCAGGCCAGCCACGTGGCCCAGAGGCCGAGCTGCACAGAGAGCGGAGGGCAGGGTCAGGGCCAGCCAGACCCAGCGTCCACCGGACCCAGCGTCCACCGTAGTGCCCTGGAAGGCAGCACAGGCCTGCCTTCCAGCCTGGAGCCCCGCCCACACAGCAGCCCCGCCCACACTGTAGCCCCACCCACCTGGGCTATGGCAAACTGGTCATAGAAGGCAGAGTTATCCACGTCCAGCTCCAAGTCGATGTCCTGGAGCTCCTCACAGCTGAAACggcaaggcccagagaggggaggtgacTGTCGGACCACCAAGTACAAAAAGGGCAGCAGGCATTAACCCGGTGGGGGGGGGCTGTCCCCAAGGTGGGGCAGACAGGAGCCTCGATGCTTTCAAACCCGGCCCCAACCTGGCCCAGGATGGTGGggcccccggccccagccccactgccccaCATCATGGGCCTGGGCGGGGTGGACCACCAGGCCTAAGTGACACCACAGACCCCGCCCATGGgcagctgggccaggcctggcctcAGAGCCGGGCGTGGACGAGCCTGGGCCCAGTGGCCTGCGGCCGGCTGAGATGTCAGGGCGTGGCAAGTGGAGGCTGAGCCCAGGGAGaggggcccaggggctggggctgggggcagagggcaggaagtGTCGAGCCCTCCCCCGGTGTGTGCCGCAGGCTGCGCCCAGGCCCAGGGCGAGGGTGCAGGACCGGCAGAGAAGGGGCCCTGCACTCCGGCCCTCGTCTCTCTCCTGCAAGTTGGGGTTCCAGGTCTGATTTTGCTTCAACAGACCACCTGGAGCCTCTGGCAGAGGCGAGCCGAGGGCAGTGGGCAGCACCCCCTGAGAGTAGGGCAGTTACCCTGCTCACCTGGGGCCCCCAAGCCAGACACTGCCCCCTGCTCAGGGCCCAGGGTGGCCACTCTGTCCGCAAACCACTCCAACCGGATGCTTTGCTCCTGTTCCCCATCCAAACCCCACCCAGAAGGGGCCTTTGCCTGCACTGCAGGAACACACCTGGGCTCCCAGGACCTGGAGCCCACCTGCGGGGCCCTGGCTTCCCCCCACGTGCCAGGCAGGACGGGGCAGCGGGAAGCTCTGACCTCCTGGgccgccacccccacccagagccaCCCCAGGGCGGAAGGCAGTCCCAGGAAAGGAGCGGGCAGGCACGGCACAGGTGCGGGCACAGGTGCAGGCACAGGTGGGAGGAGCGGAGCTCTGGCGCAGGCCCGGACTCGAACATGGAGGGGCCCTCTGGGAGTCCCAGGGAGGGCCCAGGGCGCACCTGCGGGGCACGGTGCCTTTCTCCGTGACAGCGTCACACCACAGGGTGAAGCCCACACTCACGATGGTGCTGGCGATGAAGACGAGGAAGACCACGAAGGCGTTGACCAGCAGGTTCAGGAGGGCGTAGAGGAAGGAGCTGCAGGAGGAGCAGCACAGGTGGGTCaccaagccccacccccaggccctgcaccTGGGGCAGCCCCCACTCGGGGGAGTGGGGTGGTGAGCAGCATGTCCTCACCCTGCAGTGCCCCAGGCTGCCCCGCACCCCCATCCTCCCAGAAACCCATCCGCCACCTTCAGACCGCCCAGGAGCTGAAGAGCCTCCCCTCGAGGCCTTTCACACCATTCACCCCCACGGCCACCAACGCGGCTGGTGGGCCTTGCACGAGGGGCTCGCCACCCAACCGAGCTCTGATGTCTCCCTGAACCtgaaggctgagctgtgagcagatGGGGCAGGAGACCCGGGAGGCAGGGCCATGGGCACAGGTGGACAGAGCTGGTTCAGGGCCAGGCTGCACtgccccaggggccagggcccccCCCCAGGTCCACACAGGTGTGGCACCCCCGGGAAGCTTCCGGACAGCATCGTGAGCTATCTGAAGGACGGGGAGTGAGTGTGCAGCTGAAACACCCCCCACCAGACTCTCCTGCACCCCTGCAAGCACCCAGCATCCCACTGAGTCTGGGTCGCCCCCTTGGGACACGAGCCCTGTACACGAGCCCCCGGCTGGCTGAGCCTGGATGTTCACTGAGGCCGCAGGACAGGGAGATGGGGGGACTGTCCCACGGGGGACCTGAAGGGGGCCTCGCTCAGGAGGGgcagcccaggccctgctctcaCCTGCCGGCAGGTGAGGTATGAACACGAGCCTGTCACACATGGTCTGAGGAAAATGACGCACTTCACAGTGAACATTTACTAAGAAGGCCTCAGCCGGCTCTCAGCCCAGAAACGTCCAGGCTGCTGCCGTCGATGTGGGGACTGTGGATGGAGGCAGGATCCGGGCACCATCCATTCAAAcgactctctgggcctcagttccccctCATGAACTGGGTCGTGAGAGCCCCCCACTGGGTTCCTGTGAAGTGGAGGGGCCTTGTGGCTGAAGGACAAAgctctgcccacccactccctcgcCCGCGGGGCCGGGGCGGGCTTCCTGCTCTCCCAGACCTGCGCTGGGTACTGCGTGTGTGCTGACGTGGGACTGGGCCCAAGCTGCCACAGGAGATGGAGGTGCAAGACGTGGGAGGAGAGGCTGCTGAGTCACCTCGGAACCAGAGGCCTGGAGCCTGCAGCTGGGGGCCAGGAGTGGGGCCTGTGGcatggggggaagaggggaggggtatAGGACGGCCCTGCCCACTGGAGCTGGTGCTGGGAGGGCCACAGAGGTTCCCACAACCACACCAGCAGACGAGTGTTGGACGGCTGCTCCACTCCAGCCAAGGACGTGGTGGTCCCAGGGTCCCCTAGTGGGTCCAAGACACAGCTGCCCCATCAGGAAACTGCCCGTCCACCTCCGAGGCCCATTTACAGCACAATCACCCATCGCAGGGACCCCAGACGCTCCCTGTTAAATGGGCACGATCTGGGTTCCCCCCCCACGAAACCAGGAAGACCCCATCCCGCAAGACAGGGAAGGACACTCGCTGGTGGGGGTCGCTGTGGCCAAagcctcctcccactcctctcaCCCATTCCTGGCCGGTTTCCTTGAAGCCTACAGATCCCGGAGGGTTAGGGGCTGTCCTGAGTCTGGGGCCCCTGgccccccccctcctcccccaagacTGGCCAGAGCGGCTCACACAGGGTTAATGCCATCTCTCTCCTGGAGCCCCTCAGGGCGCCCTGCCTGGATGTGCCGTCTCCATGGTGACAGCATCCAGAAGCCCTGGGAGGCTGTGGTGGGCAGATGGGCTGTTTTAACCCAGTGCTCCCCAGCTGTCAATCACAAACCCCTACCACCTGGACGCGCAGGGCTCTACCCGGGCAGAGCTGCCCAGGCCCCCACCCACGGCTCAGCCGCAGCCTGTGCTTCTGCCCTGAAATGCGAGCCCTCAGGAAGCCGACGGCGCCAGACCCCCGCCCATTCCTGCAGTCAGCGGCCAGGGTGCCCTGTGCAGAAAGCTGCCCCTTACAGTCCTGGGCACAAGCTGTCAGGCCCCCACTCCACGCGGGGACGCGCTGGCCCCACAGACAGCGTCTGACCCACGTCAGTGGGGGTCCTGGCTCATCTGTGAAGCTGGACTCAGGGAATCGGTGTGCTCACTATCCCTCAGCAGGCAGGGCCCTCTAAAATCCTGTGTGTGGCAGAGCTGCGGGGTCCCGGTGGGCAGCCCTGCGGGGCTGTCCATGGCCCTGAGAGCCCCGGTCCGTCACGAGCTCACtccactgccctccccagccccctggcAGGCCCAGCTCTTGCTCGCCTGGTCTACACGGATTGACCAGCCACTGAGCTGGAACTGGCTTCTCTAGGTGACCCCTTGCCTGTGGCCAGACGAGGCCGACCCAGCCTTCCAGGGGTCCAGAAGCCCCTGACACAGCAAACCTTGACCCTGCGGCCAGACTGAGAATCTGGGGGGATGCTGGGGCCAGGCGAATGGACGAGAGCATCAGGGCTCAGGACCCAGGCCTCTCTCTGCCATTCACTCAGCAGATGCTAACTGGGGGACCCCCGTGCACCTGGCCCTGAGCTCTGCCTGAGCACACGGAGGTGGACAAGGGGTGCACCCCCCTGTGGTTCGCCCGGCCCTCGGAGGGAAGGCCATGGCCTGAGAGGAGATGAGGGCGCTGCCACAGTggacccacagcccaggggctGCAGCGGACGACGTGGGGCTGGCGGCTGCACAGCTGGCCATGTGGCCATGGACAGTCATCCCCGATGGCCATGGAGGGCACTGCGCAGCAGACGTCTCTGGAGAAGAGAAAGCTGGCCCCGCCTCGGCTGCCACGATCGCAGCCTGGACAGCAGTCACTGGTGGTGGGACAGGTGAGTCCCCAGGCAGAGACAGAAGACCCGAAATGTCCCTCCACCCAGACCACACCCCGGCTGCTGGAGCGCCGTTTCCTGGGCAGATGAGCATGAAGACAGGGCATGGGGAGGAATGGGAAACCCCAAGACCCTGCTTTCTGTTTCCAGTGTGGCAGTGGGTTGGGGGTCATCCCGTACAtggaaaggtctccagttcgattcccagtctgggcacattcGAGAGTCGGGGTGTGTGTAAGAGTCaaccgatcgatgtctctctctctctctgttcctcccttctgctccctCTAAGCAAGCCCGTGGGTGaggatgaagaaattaaaaaataatttctttatttgggGATGGCGATGGCAGCCCCACACAGTTGACAGCACCTTTCTACAGGACGACAAAGGACAGCTGTTGTCACAAGCTCCTGGGTCTGCTGTCCTGTGTGTGGGAGACGGGCAGCCCAGTGTGACCTGGACCCCTGTCCTCCAGGCTCTctgctgccccacctgccccctgcctctGGGGGTCTGTCCAAGCTCTGAAGTCACCTCCCTCTCAGCCACACAGGCTGGGCTCCACCTGGAGAGATGCTCCGTGTCCTCGTCAGCTGATCCTGGGGGCCTTGAGGCCACTCGCCTGGTGGGGACAAGCTGGGGTGATGAGCATGAGCTGAGGGCCAGAGCAGGACCCCTCATGAACTGCCCCTGCTGACCGCGCTGCCCTCTTCCTCAGACCCCCCTCGTATTCAGAGATGCTCCTCCTGCCACCCTGCACAAGGACGCTGACTGGGGTGGCACCTGCACGTGGCAACGTGGGGGCCAATGACGCCAGGCTCACCCCagcagagccccagccccacagcacccaggggcctccccaggttGACCCCAAATCCGGACCTTAGTGCAGTGGGCTGAACTCTGTCCCCCACCACACGTCCAAGTCCTCGCCCGCTGCCTGCGAGTGTGACCTTGTTAGGGAATAGGCTCCTCACAGGTGTCATGAAGCTAAAGATCTGCAGATGACGTCACTCTGGGAGTGGGTGGGCCTCGCAGCCAATGAGTGAGGCCCTTGCAGGAGCGTAAGAGACGGGGGCAGAGGCGTGTGACGGCTGACT is part of the Desmodus rotundus isolate HL8 chromosome 7, HLdesRot8A.1, whole genome shotgun sequence genome and encodes:
- the C7H14orf180 gene encoding nutritionally-regulated adipose and cardiac enriched protein homolog isoform X1 — its product is MRTAAGALSPDSQPETRRQTRKNVAATVRSPTPWAGREGDRKCPPSILRRSQPERPGRRTQLPRTSKRVRFHEPVEVAVHFLLPRHRRQGAHTRHQGALPALAPRPLPAAAAAAAVAVPAAGTAAGPVLRPRRAHHAGPGEPAGPAPRPHPAPPARGPCLLALLVAAVTAPKPVALWAGPREPRRVWSSTG
- the C7H14orf180 gene encoding nutritionally-regulated adipose and cardiac enriched protein homolog isoform X2, with product MRTAAGALSPDSQPETRRQTRKNVAATVRSPTPWAGREGDRKCPPSILRRSQPERPGRRTQLPRTSKRVRFHEPVEVAVHYIAGREPTPATKAPCRPWPHAHSLLLLLLRLSLCLLLALLLGLCCGHAGPITLALENLRARLLALTLRLRHAALACWHCLWPL
- the TMEM179 gene encoding transmembrane protein 179; the encoded protein is MALSRFLLAQCVCYFLAFLFSFVVVVPLFENGHDFRGRCLLFTEGMWLSANMTVQERERFTVQQWGPPAACRFSLLASLLSLVVAAGHAWRTLFFLCKGYEGSFLYALLNLLVNAFVVFLVFIASTIVSVGFTLWCDAVTEKGTVPRSCEELQDIDLELDVDNSAFYDQFAIAQLGLWATWLAWLILTVMAFVKVYRNCREENLLDSLAHEKELLLARPDRAPFQEEKSAVI